In Rhodothermus profundi, the following are encoded in one genomic region:
- a CDS encoding molybdopterin-dependent oxidoreductase, translating to MATTTLTQPRSLLERLLLRLQQATGAATETSVASERASQTSTEATSWGPPRFAETDRTPEPVQLQTVVHPDGRISQYPPPDKWEDWVEWDGQAWPRRVARRYTLVPTVCFNCESACGLLAYVDRETLEIRKFEGNPVHPGSRGRNCAKGPATINQIYDPERILYPLKRVGKRGEGKWKRISWEEALNEIAEKMRESRLRRRDGIMYHVGRPGEDGYTNRVIQAWGVDGHNSHTNICSSSARLGYTLWSGIDRPSPDHAHARVILLLSSHLETGHYFNPHAQRIIEGKERGAKLIVLDPRLSNTASKADIWLPTWPGSEAYVLLAWANYLIQQDRYAKDFVRRWVNWEDTLQAVAEGQLPIEDAGLREAIRQAAPRFSFELFDRLLKHLYAPFTLERAAREAQVPVERLREAAEYIADCQGRLATHNWRSASIGNLGGWQITRALFFLNVLTGSVGTKGGTGLNAWHKFVPRPFDVPPPGNTWNDLLLPQEWPLAFFEMSFLLPHMLLEGRGTIDVYFTRVYNPLWINPDGFVWLQALLDEEKIRCHVALTPTWNETAWFADYVLPMGHAGERHDLMSQETHAGQWIAFRQPVRRVAMERLGHSVRYTYEANPGEVWEENEFWIELSARMDPDGSLGIRKHFESPYRPGEIITVEEYYRWIFENQVPGLPEAAAKEGLTPLEYMRKYGCFEVKRDVYQPYEREVGPEDPGVEVDGVRRAGFPTPSRKLEFFSRTLYEWGWKEPRFTIPWPLKSHVHPDQIDRSRGEMLLLPNWRLPTLIHTRSANAKWLYELSHKNPIWMHPEDAARIGVRTGDLVRVETEIGYFVNTVWVTEGIKPGVIAMSHHLGRWRLKPDLGVNRQASAWVALEETGPGQYRLRRKAGATPFESWDPDTRRIWWQEVGVHQNLTHAVHPDPVSGAHCWLQKAVRVTRAQPGDQQGDVWVDTRRSMELYRRWVALTRPAARYSPDGTRRPYWLKRPLKPTREAYRLPDAVFTPAEPYPSLEEAASLISEDFLIGPRPTDPGRLNAETDS from the coding sequence ATGGCTACGACAACCCTGACTCAGCCCAGGTCGCTGCTGGAGCGTCTGCTGCTTCGATTGCAGCAAGCCACAGGCGCTGCAACCGAAACATCGGTTGCCTCCGAGAGGGCGTCGCAAACGTCTACCGAGGCAACGTCCTGGGGACCGCCTCGTTTTGCCGAAACCGACCGGACGCCCGAACCGGTGCAACTGCAAACGGTCGTGCATCCAGACGGCCGCATCAGTCAGTATCCGCCGCCTGACAAATGGGAAGACTGGGTCGAATGGGATGGACAGGCCTGGCCGCGGCGGGTGGCGCGTCGCTACACGCTGGTGCCGACCGTCTGCTTCAACTGCGAGAGCGCCTGTGGACTGCTGGCTTACGTGGATCGGGAGACGCTGGAAATCCGCAAGTTCGAGGGTAACCCGGTGCACCCCGGCAGTCGGGGACGAAACTGTGCCAAAGGGCCGGCCACCATCAACCAGATTTACGACCCGGAGCGCATTCTCTATCCGCTCAAGCGCGTGGGCAAGCGCGGCGAAGGCAAATGGAAACGAATTTCCTGGGAAGAAGCGCTCAATGAGATCGCCGAGAAGATGCGGGAGAGCCGGCTGCGGCGGCGGGATGGGATCATGTACCACGTCGGTCGGCCCGGCGAAGATGGCTATACGAACCGGGTCATTCAGGCCTGGGGCGTGGACGGCCACAACAGCCACACCAACATCTGCTCCTCCAGCGCGCGGCTTGGCTATACGCTCTGGAGCGGTATCGACCGGCCCAGCCCAGACCATGCGCACGCGCGGGTCATCCTGCTGCTGTCCAGCCATCTGGAGACCGGCCACTACTTCAATCCTCATGCCCAGCGGATCATTGAGGGCAAGGAGCGAGGGGCGAAGCTGATTGTGCTAGACCCGCGGCTCTCCAACACGGCTTCTAAGGCCGACATCTGGCTGCCGACCTGGCCGGGCAGTGAGGCCTACGTGCTGCTGGCCTGGGCAAACTATCTGATTCAACAGGATCGCTATGCGAAGGACTTCGTGCGGCGGTGGGTCAACTGGGAAGATACGCTCCAGGCGGTGGCCGAGGGCCAGTTGCCCATTGAGGATGCCGGGCTGCGGGAAGCTATTCGGCAGGCAGCGCCCCGCTTTTCGTTCGAACTCTTTGATCGGCTCCTGAAGCACCTGTACGCTCCCTTCACCCTGGAGCGGGCTGCTCGCGAGGCTCAGGTGCCGGTTGAGCGGCTTCGTGAAGCGGCCGAATACATTGCAGACTGCCAGGGGCGGCTGGCTACCCATAACTGGCGCAGCGCCTCGATAGGCAACCTGGGGGGCTGGCAGATCACGCGCGCGCTGTTCTTCCTGAATGTGCTAACCGGCTCGGTGGGCACAAAAGGTGGAACTGGCCTGAACGCCTGGCACAAGTTTGTCCCGCGTCCCTTTGACGTACCGCCTCCGGGAAATACCTGGAACGACCTGTTGCTGCCGCAGGAATGGCCGCTTGCCTTCTTTGAGATGAGTTTTCTGCTGCCCCACATGCTGCTGGAAGGGCGCGGCACCATCGACGTGTACTTTACGCGCGTGTACAATCCCCTCTGGATCAACCCGGACGGCTTCGTCTGGCTGCAGGCGCTGCTGGACGAGGAAAAAATCCGTTGCCATGTCGCCCTGACACCTACCTGGAATGAGACCGCCTGGTTTGCCGACTACGTGCTGCCCATGGGGCATGCGGGCGAGCGGCACGACCTGATGAGCCAGGAAACCCATGCCGGGCAATGGATTGCCTTCCGCCAGCCTGTTCGGCGCGTGGCAATGGAACGGCTGGGGCATTCGGTGCGCTACACCTACGAAGCCAACCCCGGCGAGGTGTGGGAAGAAAACGAATTCTGGATCGAACTTTCGGCGCGCATGGATCCAGACGGCAGTCTGGGCATCCGGAAGCACTTCGAGAGTCCCTATCGCCCGGGCGAAATTATTACGGTAGAGGAATACTATCGCTGGATCTTTGAAAACCAGGTGCCCGGTCTGCCCGAAGCAGCGGCGAAAGAAGGACTGACGCCGCTGGAATACATGCGCAAGTATGGCTGCTTTGAAGTAAAGCGGGACGTGTACCAGCCCTATGAGCGCGAGGTAGGACCTGAAGACCCCGGCGTCGAGGTTGATGGCGTGCGACGCGCTGGCTTCCCGACTCCCAGCCGTAAGCTGGAGTTCTTCAGCCGCACGCTCTATGAGTGGGGCTGGAAAGAACCGCGCTTTACAATCCCCTGGCCGCTGAAGAGCCACGTCCATCCTGACCAGATCGACCGCTCCCGTGGCGAGATGCTGCTGCTGCCTAACTGGCGGCTGCCTACGCTGATTCATACCCGCAGCGCCAACGCAAAATGGCTGTATGAGCTGAGCCACAAGAATCCCATCTGGATGCATCCTGAAGATGCGGCTCGCATTGGCGTGCGCACGGGCGACCTGGTACGGGTGGAGACGGAAATTGGCTACTTTGTGAACACGGTCTGGGTGACAGAGGGCATCAAGCCCGGCGTCATTGCCATGAGCCACCACCTGGGGCGGTGGCGGTTGAAGCCTGATCTGGGCGTCAATCGCCAGGCGTCTGCCTGGGTAGCACTGGAGGAGACCGGTCCCGGCCAGTACCGGCTGCGCCGGAAAGCCGGAGCGACGCCCTTTGAAAGCTGGGATCCCGACACGCGTCGCATCTGGTGGCAGGAAGTGGGCGTGCATCAGAACCTGACCCATGCGGTGCATCCCGATCCTGTCAGCGGCGCGCACTGCTGGCTTCAGAAAGCCGTGCGCGTAACGCGGGCGCAACCGGGCGATCAGCAGGGAGATGTCTGGGTAGACACCCGACGCTCCATGGAGCTGTACCGCCGCTGGGTAGCGCTCACGCGGCCGGCTGCGCGTTACAGCCCGGACGGCACGCGGCGTCCTTACTGGCTGAAGCGCCCGCTTAAACCCACCCGCGAAGCTTATCGGCTGCCAGATGCGGTCTTTACGCCGGCGGAACCCTATCCATCGCTCGAAGAGGCAGCGTCCCTCATTTCTGAGGATTTCCTGATAGGGCCCCGGCCGACCGATCCCGGGCGGCTCAACGCGGAAACCGACTCATGA
- a CDS encoding TorD/DmsD family molecular chaperone: MTTFDPQLLAQLYHRLGQLLLDGRASTIRQLTGQLPELVEGLSETDPEALAAAHYHVLGREVPPYASLFCEVDRRIGGQTTEHYQRLYRAAGFTLDPRQEPADHLGQILHFLGFCLEQERPERQEAARQLLHGEGLAWLPVFAFAVARQQIPFMDRVVGLVTELIQAHQTLLSPPARRASLPWPDPAVPGPEAGLAQLAAYLTTPVRCGCYLSLADLQQIGRQVGLPVGVGPRVQVLETLLHTAALHGRARALLEALLALVEAWRQYLATCADKVGVWRERLEATRRLLQAAWETLD; encoded by the coding sequence ATGACCACCTTCGACCCGCAGTTGCTGGCCCAGCTCTATCACCGGCTGGGCCAGCTCCTTCTGGATGGACGGGCGTCCACGATCCGGCAGCTAACGGGCCAGTTGCCGGAGCTGGTCGAGGGCCTTTCAGAAACCGATCCGGAAGCGCTGGCGGCGGCCCACTATCACGTCCTGGGGCGCGAAGTGCCGCCCTACGCCAGCCTGTTCTGCGAGGTGGATCGACGCATCGGCGGGCAGACAACCGAACACTACCAGCGCCTGTATCGGGCGGCCGGATTTACGCTGGATCCTCGCCAGGAACCAGCCGACCATCTTGGACAGATCCTGCATTTCCTGGGCTTCTGTCTGGAGCAGGAACGCCCGGAACGTCAGGAAGCAGCCCGCCAGCTTCTGCACGGCGAAGGACTGGCATGGCTACCGGTTTTTGCATTTGCGGTGGCGCGTCAGCAGATTCCTTTTATGGATCGGGTAGTGGGGTTGGTTACCGAACTGATCCAGGCCCATCAGACCCTCCTATCTCCCCCTGCGCGAAGAGCGTCGTTGCCATGGCCTGATCCGGCTGTGCCCGGGCCTGAAGCAGGTCTGGCTCAGTTGGCTGCGTATCTGACCACGCCGGTTCGGTGTGGGTGCTATCTGAGTTTGGCCGATCTGCAACAGATAGGACGCCAGGTAGGCCTTCCGGTGGGCGTTGGCCCGCGCGTGCAGGTGCTGGAAACGTTGCTCCATACGGCTGCTCTGCATGGCCGGGCTCGTGCGTTGCTGGAAGCCCTGCTAGCCCTGGTCGAAGCGTGGCGGCAATACCTGGCAACCTGTGCGGACAAAGTAGGTGTCTGGCGTGAACGCCTGGAAGCTACCCGAAGACTTTTGCAGGCTGCCTGGGAGACGCTGGACTGA
- a CDS encoding heavy-metal-associated domain-containing protein, giving the protein MRLRFRVASGLLVLWMGVGFLPAQGQTRVPVPDAILYVKGLACPYCAYGLEKKLKQLSMVREIEVQMDEGRVLVAFRKGQRPDPAAFEALVARVVKEAGFTLEKVEYPARQNLSRRKGGS; this is encoded by the coding sequence ATGCGACTGCGTTTCCGCGTTGCTTCTGGCCTGTTAGTGCTATGGATGGGCGTAGGATTCTTACCAGCGCAGGGGCAGACCCGGGTGCCGGTGCCGGACGCCATCCTGTACGTCAAAGGCCTGGCCTGTCCGTACTGCGCCTATGGGCTGGAAAAGAAGCTGAAGCAACTTTCTATGGTTCGAGAAATTGAGGTGCAGATGGACGAAGGCCGGGTGCTGGTGGCCTTTCGGAAAGGACAGCGTCCCGACCCTGCTGCGTTTGAGGCCCTGGTTGCCCGCGTAGTGAAAGAAGCCGGATTCACCTTGGAGAAGGTGGAATATCCAGCCCGGCAGAACCTTTCTCGAAGGAAAGGCGGATCATGA
- a CDS encoding heavy-metal-associated domain-containing protein, which translates to MMVRMLSLAALLMWLGGVAYAQEKETAAPDTLKADAVIYMKGLTCEMCARSVSVALQRVEGVADVQVFLEKPQRALLTLKEDAQVSEKALRTAVEKAGFEVEGVRLRGKKKKGSS; encoded by the coding sequence ATGATGGTACGAATGCTTTCGCTTGCGGCCTTGCTGATGTGGCTGGGCGGGGTTGCCTATGCCCAGGAGAAGGAGACTGCTGCGCCGGACACCCTGAAGGCCGATGCAGTGATCTACATGAAAGGATTGACCTGTGAGATGTGCGCCCGCAGCGTATCGGTGGCGCTGCAGCGGGTCGAGGGAGTGGCCGACGTGCAGGTTTTTCTGGAGAAGCCGCAGCGGGCCTTGCTTACGCTGAAGGAAGACGCGCAGGTGAGCGAAAAGGCGCTGCGCACGGCCGTTGAAAAAGCCGGGTTTGAAGTCGAAGGAGTGCGCCTTCGCGGAAAGAAAAAGAAAGGCTCGTCTTAA
- a CDS encoding heavy metal-responsive transcriptional regulator, which produces MPRGLTRGELARRAGVRPSTIRYYEAQGLLPAPARTSRGYRIYTEEYVARLRFIRRAQALGFSLRTIRELLEVAAAGKETAAIVRQQALRHLQEVRQRLQDLQRLEQVLSQLVAACLARQEEGCPILEALRADAPLPYASDLSEAEASAPGTSLR; this is translated from the coding sequence ATGCCGCGGGGGCTGACCCGGGGCGAGCTGGCCCGACGGGCGGGCGTTCGTCCCTCCACAATCCGCTACTACGAGGCCCAGGGATTGTTGCCCGCGCCGGCCCGGACATCGCGCGGCTACCGCATCTATACGGAGGAATATGTCGCGCGCCTGCGGTTTATTCGGCGGGCCCAGGCCCTGGGTTTTTCGCTGCGTACCATTCGGGAGCTCCTTGAGGTGGCGGCTGCAGGGAAAGAAACGGCAGCGATTGTCCGCCAGCAAGCCCTGCGGCACTTGCAAGAGGTGCGTCAGCGCCTTCAGGACTTGCAGCGGCTTGAGCAGGTATTGTCGCAACTGGTGGCCGCCTGCTTGGCGCGCCAGGAGGAAGGGTGTCCGATTTTGGAGGCCTTGCGAGCTGACGCTCCGCTCCCTTATGCGTCGGACCTCTCCGAAGCGGAGGCCTCGGCGCCTGGTACTTCTTTAAGGTAG
- a CDS encoding SulP family inorganic anion transporter: MMPRSLRSVAYSSWLQRLVPAATWLRNYQAAYFRGDLTAGLTVGIMLIPQSMAYALLAGVPPVYGLYASLVPLVVYALLGTSRHLAAGIIAIDMLIVAAGLTPLASPGSPRYLALVLLLTALVGALQLIMGMARLGFLVNLLSRPVLTGFMSAAALIIAFSQLGSLLGLSLSRGAPPHRLLWEALTHLSAIHWPTLLLGLGAILVLIGLQRYAPRVPAALVVVLLTTLLVWLFRLEQTGVAIVGEIPRGLPTWSLPEINFSALGSLFPTALTLALVQFMSVITLGKAFAARYRYSIRPNRELFALGAANLAGSFFQSLPVSGSFSRTAVNAQAGARTPLSNVIAASVVALTLLFFTPWFYYLPVPALAAIIIVAAVGLLDLRGLHALWRIKRTDGAIALLTFAITLLLGVQEGVLSGIAASVIAIMYRISRPNVAELGHLPGTRSFRDMRHHPEARPIPGLLLLRIDASFSFANADFLQDLLLSRTRDDPSIRAVILDASSINDLDTTAAATLKETARILQEQGVTLYFAGVKEPVLETMRRSHLVDQLGADHFFLSPHRAVLHILRQWGQADTYLKEVPGAEASASERSDA; the protein is encoded by the coding sequence ATGATGCCGCGTTCGCTTCGCTCGGTTGCTTATAGTTCGTGGCTGCAACGGCTCGTTCCGGCGGCAACCTGGCTGCGCAACTACCAGGCAGCCTATTTTCGCGGTGATCTGACAGCCGGTCTGACCGTCGGCATTATGCTCATTCCGCAGAGCATGGCCTACGCGCTGCTGGCCGGGGTTCCGCCTGTCTATGGACTGTATGCTTCGCTGGTCCCGCTGGTGGTGTATGCCCTGCTGGGCACTTCGCGCCATCTGGCCGCTGGCATTATTGCCATTGATATGCTTATTGTGGCAGCCGGTCTGACTCCGCTGGCCTCGCCGGGATCGCCCCGCTATCTTGCGCTGGTACTTCTGCTGACGGCCCTGGTGGGTGCCTTACAGCTCATCATGGGCATGGCACGCCTGGGCTTTCTGGTCAACCTGCTTTCCCGTCCCGTGCTGACGGGTTTCATGTCGGCGGCTGCACTCATCATTGCCTTCAGCCAGCTCGGTAGCTTGCTGGGCCTGTCTCTGTCCCGCGGCGCTCCTCCACATCGGCTACTCTGGGAGGCGCTGACCCATCTGTCTGCCATCCACTGGCCAACCCTGCTGCTGGGCCTGGGCGCTATTCTGGTGTTGATTGGACTGCAACGCTACGCGCCCCGCGTGCCGGCCGCCCTGGTTGTGGTGCTGCTGACCACGCTGCTGGTGTGGCTGTTTCGGCTGGAGCAGACAGGCGTCGCCATCGTTGGTGAAATTCCCCGGGGTCTGCCCACCTGGTCACTGCCCGAAATCAACTTTTCCGCGCTCGGATCGCTTTTTCCCACGGCACTGACGCTGGCCCTGGTGCAGTTCATGAGCGTCATCACGCTGGGCAAAGCGTTTGCTGCCCGCTACCGCTACAGCATTCGTCCCAACCGGGAACTCTTCGCGCTGGGCGCCGCCAATCTGGCCGGCAGCTTTTTTCAGAGCCTGCCCGTCTCTGGTAGCTTCTCCCGAACGGCCGTGAATGCCCAGGCCGGAGCGCGCACGCCGCTGAGCAATGTCATTGCAGCCAGCGTGGTTGCCCTGACGCTGCTTTTCTTCACGCCCTGGTTTTATTACCTCCCCGTACCTGCCCTGGCGGCGATTATCATCGTGGCCGCGGTAGGCCTGCTGGATTTGCGCGGGTTGCACGCGCTCTGGCGCATCAAACGCACCGACGGAGCCATCGCCCTGCTCACCTTTGCCATCACCTTGCTGCTGGGCGTGCAGGAGGGCGTGCTCAGCGGCATCGCGGCCTCGGTCATAGCCATCATGTATCGCATCAGCCGTCCTAACGTAGCTGAACTGGGCCACCTGCCCGGCACGCGGTCATTTCGGGATATGCGCCATCATCCCGAAGCGCGTCCCATTCCCGGACTGCTCCTGCTGCGCATCGATGCGTCGTTTTCGTTTGCCAATGCCGACTTTTTGCAGGATCTGCTGCTTTCCCGCACGCGCGACGATCCCTCCATCCGAGCCGTCATTCTGGATGCTTCTTCGATTAACGACCTAGACACCACAGCCGCAGCCACCCTCAAAGAAACGGCCCGCATCCTTCAGGAACAGGGAGTGACCCTCTACTTTGCCGGCGTTAAGGAACCCGTCCTGGAAACCATGCGCCGGAGCCACCTGGTGGACCAACTGGGAGCAGACCACTTCTTCCTCAGCCCGCACCGGGCAGTCCTGCATATCCTGCGGCAATGGGGCCAGGCCGACACCTACCTTAAAGAAGTACCAGGCGCCGAGGCCTCCGCTTCGGAGAGGTCCGACGCATAA
- a CDS encoding SAM-dependent methyltransferase: protein MHPERWNQRFASPDFFYGTAPNAFIAETIPRYLRPGAEVIELGAGEGRNAVWLARQGFCVTALDYAEIGLEKTRQLATQAGVTVDTVQADVTRWQPDRTWDAVVITFLHLPPEARPILYALVHRILRPKGYLIAEWFRPEQRIEGYPSGGPPDPTWMVTADELRQHFAPEGFHLLENATPVLHEGPGHQGPAATVRLVWQQRMD from the coding sequence ATGCACCCTGAACGCTGGAACCAGCGATTTGCCAGCCCCGACTTCTTCTATGGCACCGCGCCCAACGCTTTTATAGCGGAAACCATCCCCCGCTACCTCCGCCCCGGCGCCGAAGTGATCGAGCTGGGCGCCGGTGAGGGACGGAATGCCGTCTGGCTGGCCCGACAGGGCTTTTGCGTAACAGCACTCGACTACGCCGAGATCGGGCTGGAAAAAACCCGCCAGCTGGCAACGCAGGCGGGTGTAACGGTCGATACGGTCCAGGCCGACGTTACTCGCTGGCAGCCTGACCGCACCTGGGATGCTGTGGTAATCACCTTTCTGCATCTACCGCCTGAGGCGCGCCCGATCCTCTACGCTCTGGTCCACCGCATACTGCGCCCCAAAGGGTACCTGATCGCTGAGTGGTTCCGGCCCGAGCAGCGCATCGAAGGCTACCCCAGTGGTGGCCCGCCCGACCCGACCTGGATGGTAACCGCCGACGAGCTCCGCCAGCACTTCGCGCCCGAAGGCTTCCATCTGCTGGAAAACGCAACGCCAGTGCTGCACGAAGGCCCCGGCCACCAGGGTCCAGCCGCTACGGTACGCCTGGTCTGGCAGCAGCGCATGGATTAA
- a CDS encoding nucleotidyltransferase domain-containing protein, with protein sequence MQKRSYGSVTVFSLDRPQVEAALQTLAETLRQREEVLAVVCFGSWARGEAGIGSDVDLLVVLRASEQPFLKRIDAYLPATFPVDLDLFPYTLDEIRNGQPLAQTALQTGRVLWSRIPLNTLCDDAP encoded by the coding sequence GTGCAGAAGCGATCCTACGGTTCAGTCACGGTCTTCTCACTGGACCGACCTCAGGTTGAAGCAGCCCTGCAGACGCTGGCCGAAACCCTCCGACAACGGGAAGAGGTGCTGGCCGTTGTCTGTTTTGGTTCATGGGCACGCGGCGAAGCCGGCATAGGCAGCGACGTGGATCTACTCGTTGTGCTGCGCGCCAGCGAACAACCCTTCCTGAAGCGGATCGACGCATATCTGCCTGCCACGTTTCCGGTAGACCTAGACCTTTTTCCCTACACCCTCGACGAAATTCGGAACGGCCAACCTCTGGCCCAGACGGCGCTCCAGACCGGCCGGGTACTGTGGTCCCGCATTCCCCTCAACACGCTGTGCGACGATGCACCCTGA
- a CDS encoding HEPN domain-containing protein: MQRARDWWVQAEADLRHARHALADEDFEWACFAAQQAAEKALKAVFEQRGQQAWGHSVTRMLQALEDQGLSIEEALLNAAKTLDKLYIPTRHPNGLAEGAPTEFFTRPEAEHAIRCAEAILRFSHGLLTGPTSG, translated from the coding sequence ATGCAACGCGCCCGTGACTGGTGGGTACAGGCCGAGGCCGACCTGCGCCACGCTCGCCATGCCCTTGCAGATGAAGATTTTGAATGGGCCTGCTTCGCCGCCCAGCAGGCGGCAGAAAAAGCCCTCAAGGCGGTCTTTGAGCAACGCGGACAGCAAGCCTGGGGGCATTCCGTAACCCGCATGCTGCAGGCCCTCGAGGACCAGGGGCTCTCTATCGAAGAAGCCCTCCTGAATGCCGCCAAAACGCTGGACAAGCTCTACATTCCCACCCGGCATCCCAACGGACTGGCCGAAGGGGCTCCCACGGAATTTTTCACCCGCCCGGAAGCCGAACATGCCATCCGCTGTGCAGAAGCGATCCTACGGTTCAGTCACGGTCTTCTCACTGGACCGACCTCAGGTTGA
- a CDS encoding rhodanese-like domain-containing protein yields the protein MRLLLLLLLLLPGLQACTPQRASTQSAPATEQANPAVIVRLSAEEFLARYTPEAVILDVRTPEEFAQGHLKGARNVNVLAADFRERIQALNLDPNAPVYLYCRSGRRSQRAAEILRDMGFRKLYNIGGFNDLARAGAAVE from the coding sequence ATGCGTTTGCTCCTACTGTTGCTGCTGCTACTTCCTGGCTTGCAGGCCTGCACGCCGCAGCGTGCTTCCACGCAAAGCGCTCCGGCCACGGAGCAGGCCAACCCTGCCGTCATTGTGCGGCTATCGGCGGAGGAATTCCTGGCCCGGTATACCCCGGAGGCCGTCATCCTCGACGTGCGCACGCCCGAAGAATTCGCACAAGGTCACCTGAAAGGCGCGCGGAACGTTAACGTACTGGCTGCCGACTTCCGGGAGCGCATCCAGGCGCTGAACCTGGATCCCAACGCGCCCGTGTATCTTTACTGCCGCTCGGGCCGCCGGAGTCAACGCGCCGCCGAAATCCTCCGGGACATGGGCTTCCGGAAGCTTTACAACATCGGCGGCTTCAACGACCTGGCCCGCGCCGGCGCCGCTGTCGAATAG
- a CDS encoding rhodanese-like domain-containing protein, translating to MWTRLFERLRPTPGHTRPDQLRPEVFLHRRRPEDVVIDVRTPEEFAQGHLKGARNLDVSAPDFPEKIARLRPDRTYYLYCRSGNRSEYATRLLRERGLEAYNIGSLKALVQAGAEIER from the coding sequence ATGTGGACCCGACTGTTTGAACGACTGCGCCCAACGCCCGGCCATACCCGGCCGGATCAACTGCGACCGGAAGTCTTCCTGCACCGACGTCGCCCGGAAGACGTGGTGATCGACGTGCGCACGCCCGAAGAATTCGCACAAGGTCACCTGAAAGGCGCGCGGAACCTTGACGTCAGCGCCCCGGACTTTCCGGAAAAAATTGCACGCCTGCGCCCAGACCGTACCTATTATCTCTACTGCCGCTCCGGCAACCGCAGCGAATACGCCACGCGGTTGCTGCGCGAACGCGGCCTTGAGGCGTACAATATCGGCAGCCTCAAAGCCCTGGTTCAGGCTGGCGCCGAAATCGAACGCTAA
- a CDS encoding Tll0287-like domain-containing protein — MRAVVLIAALLLSACRMSTPPQAPPEPIRQQVADAIRALDALRASLAQTITAEETINEATFNRVCRPVGQQARRLAAQHGWVVQQLAVKYRNPAHRPDSQAAALFARFEADPTLDSLWVRATWNGTPGWRYLRRITVRPQCLACHGPREKRPDFIVQRYPDDRAYNFQPGDLRGLYSVFVPDTLWQRTNHNP, encoded by the coding sequence ATGCGCGCGGTCGTCCTGATAGCCGCCCTGCTGCTGAGCGCGTGCCGCATGAGCACGCCCCCGCAGGCGCCACCTGAACCGATCCGGCAGCAGGTAGCAGACGCCATTCGAGCGCTGGATGCGCTGCGGGCCAGCCTGGCCCAGACCATCACGGCCGAGGAAACCATCAACGAGGCGACGTTCAACCGCGTCTGTCGGCCTGTCGGGCAGCAGGCGCGCCGGCTGGCAGCGCAGCACGGATGGGTCGTGCAACAGCTGGCCGTGAAATACCGGAATCCAGCCCACCGGCCAGACAGCCAGGCTGCCGCGCTTTTCGCGCGCTTCGAAGCGGATCCTACGCTCGACAGCCTCTGGGTACGGGCCACCTGGAACGGCACCCCCGGCTGGCGCTACCTGCGCCGCATTACCGTGCGCCCGCAATGCCTGGCCTGCCACGGCCCGCGTGAAAAACGCCCGGACTTTATCGTCCAGCGCTATCCGGATGACCGCGCTTACAACTTTCAGCCCGGCGACCTGCGGGGCCTCTACAGTGTCTTTGTGCCGGACACGCTGTGGCAACGCACCAACCATAACCCCTAA